A single window of Leclercia adecarboxylata DNA harbors:
- a CDS encoding family 43 glycosylhydrolase, which translates to MQTWPNPFIEQRADPYILHHEGQYYFIASVPEYDRLAIRRANTLEGLRSADEVVVWRKPATGPMSQLIWAPELHSIDGKWYIYFAATHTQALDKLGMFQHRMFALECSDSDPFTGTWVEKGQIETPFDTFALDATTFVHQGKRWYLWAQKAPDITGNSNLYLCEMENPWTLKGKPVMLSKPEYDWECRGFWVNEGPAVLFHGERLFISYSASATDENYCMGLLWIDLNADPQNPENWHKSPQPVFTTSYENRQYGPGHNSFTQTPDGEDVLIYHARNYTEIEGDPLYDPNRHTRLKLIRWNENGMPEFGIPSADTV; encoded by the coding sequence ATGCAAACCTGGCCAAACCCGTTTATTGAACAACGTGCTGACCCGTACATTCTTCATCATGAAGGGCAATACTACTTTATTGCCTCGGTGCCGGAATACGACCGGCTGGCGATCCGTCGCGCCAACACGCTGGAAGGGTTACGCAGCGCCGATGAAGTGGTGGTCTGGCGCAAGCCGGCCACCGGCCCAATGAGTCAGCTGATCTGGGCCCCGGAACTGCACAGCATTGACGGCAAGTGGTACATCTATTTTGCCGCGACGCACACCCAGGCACTGGATAAACTCGGGATGTTCCAGCACCGGATGTTCGCCCTGGAGTGTAGCGACAGCGACCCGTTCACCGGCACCTGGGTCGAGAAAGGGCAGATCGAAACCCCGTTCGATACCTTTGCGCTGGATGCGACCACCTTTGTTCACCAGGGGAAACGCTGGTACCTCTGGGCGCAAAAAGCCCCGGATATCACCGGTAACTCGAACCTGTACCTGTGCGAAATGGAGAATCCCTGGACGCTAAAAGGCAAGCCGGTAATGCTCAGTAAACCGGAGTATGACTGGGAGTGCCGTGGGTTTTGGGTCAACGAAGGCCCGGCGGTGCTGTTCCACGGCGAGCGGTTGTTTATCAGCTACTCCGCCAGCGCCACGGATGAAAACTACTGCATGGGGCTGCTGTGGATCGACCTCAATGCCGACCCGCAGAACCCGGAGAACTGGCATAAATCGCCGCAGCCGGTGTTCACCACCAGCTACGAAAATCGCCAGTACGGCCCGGGGCACAACAGCTTTACCCAAACACCGGACGGCGAAGACGTGCTGATTTACCATGCACGTAATTACACCGAAATCGAGGGCGACCCGCTCTACGATCCGAACCGCCACACCCGCCTGAAACTGATTCGCTGGAATGAAAACGGGATGCCTGAATTTGGCATCCCGTCAGCGGATACAGTGTAA
- the hofC gene encoding protein transport protein HofC yields the protein MAGNQLWRWRALSQQGEQQTGALWAPDKQTAWSVLLGRDLFPLELKRSLQQARWQAQHRYEAIHQLATLLQAGLTLSAGLTLLAQQHPARQWQALLQSVADDLSAGCAFSDALRKWPHVFPPLYISMMKTGELTGKLVECCRQLAQQQKTQQQLSAKVKKALRYPLIILALAVAVVLAMVTMVLPEFAAIYKTFNAPLPALTRTVMTLATTLQEWGAGLMLSLLAAASGLVFFRRNRRWQRLIQRLLLSSPVIGPLVRGQKLSQIFTVLSLTQQAGITFLQGLESTEETLTCPFWQEKLQTIRHRVMQGAPIWLALNEAEIFTPLCIQLVRTGESSGALDTMLSNLAQHHNEQTFQQADNLASLLEPLLLIVTGLIIGTLVVAMYLPIFHLGDAMSAG from the coding sequence ATGGCAGGTAATCAACTCTGGCGCTGGCGGGCACTTAGCCAGCAGGGGGAGCAACAGACAGGCGCGCTCTGGGCCCCCGACAAACAAACGGCGTGGAGCGTCCTGTTGGGTCGGGATCTTTTTCCTCTTGAGCTCAAACGAAGCCTGCAGCAAGCGCGCTGGCAGGCGCAACATCGCTACGAGGCGATCCACCAGCTGGCAACGTTGCTGCAGGCGGGCTTAACGCTCTCGGCAGGTCTGACGCTTCTGGCGCAGCAGCACCCTGCCCGACAGTGGCAGGCGCTGCTGCAAAGCGTAGCTGACGATCTCAGCGCCGGATGCGCCTTTTCTGACGCCCTGAGAAAATGGCCGCATGTCTTCCCTCCCCTCTATATTTCGATGATGAAAACCGGGGAGCTGACCGGCAAGCTCGTTGAGTGTTGTCGTCAGCTGGCGCAACAGCAAAAAACGCAGCAACAGCTCAGCGCGAAGGTCAAAAAGGCGCTGCGCTATCCGCTGATTATTCTTGCCCTGGCCGTCGCCGTGGTGCTGGCGATGGTGACTATGGTGCTGCCGGAATTTGCCGCGATCTACAAAACCTTCAATGCGCCCTTACCTGCTCTGACCCGGACCGTGATGACGCTGGCAACCACGCTTCAGGAGTGGGGGGCGGGGCTGATGCTAAGTCTGCTGGCGGCGGCATCTGGACTGGTATTTTTTCGCCGTAACCGCCGATGGCAGCGCCTCATACAGCGTCTGCTGCTGAGCAGTCCGGTGATTGGCCCGCTGGTCCGTGGGCAAAAGCTCAGCCAGATTTTTACCGTCCTGTCACTCACACAGCAGGCAGGCATCACCTTTCTACAGGGGCTGGAAAGTACGGAGGAGACCCTAACGTGCCCCTTCTGGCAGGAGAAACTACAGACGATACGCCATCGCGTTATGCAGGGTGCACCCATCTGGTTAGCCCTGAATGAAGCTGAGATCTTTACGCCGCTCTGTATTCAGCTCGTGCGTACCGGCGAATCGTCAGGGGCGCTGGATACTATGCTGAGTAATCTGGCACAGCATCATAATGAACAGACTTTTCAGCAGGCCGATAATCTGGCCTCGCTACTGGAGCCGCTGCTGTTAATTGTGACGGGGTTAATTATCGGCACGCTGGTGGTCGCGATGTACCTGCCGATCTTTCATCTGGGGGATGCGATGAGTGCGGGATAA
- a CDS encoding GMP reductase, giving the protein MRIEEDLKLGFKDVLIRPKRSTLKSRSDVELEREFTFKHSGQTWSGVPVIAANMDTVGTFAMAKALASFDILTAVHKHYSVEEWNAFAGSVSETILKHVMVSTGTSDADFEKTKQILVANPNLNFICIDVANGYSEHFVQFVSKARQAWPTKTIIAGNVVTGEMCEELILSGADIVKVGIGPGSVCTTRVKTGVGYPQLSAVIECADAAHGLGGQIISDGGCTMPGDVAKAFGGGADFVMLGGMLAGHEESGGTVVDENGEKFMLFYGMSSESAMNRHVGGVAQYRAAEGKTVKLPLRGPVENTARDILGGLRSACTYVGASRLKELTKRTTFIRVQEQENRIFNSL; this is encoded by the coding sequence ATGCGTATCGAAGAAGATCTGAAGTTAGGTTTCAAAGACGTACTTATCCGCCCTAAACGTTCTACTCTGAAAAGTCGCTCCGACGTTGAACTTGAACGTGAATTCACCTTTAAGCATTCCGGTCAGACCTGGTCTGGCGTACCTGTTATCGCCGCCAATATGGATACGGTTGGGACTTTTGCGATGGCTAAAGCACTGGCCTCCTTCGATATTCTGACCGCCGTGCACAAGCACTACAGCGTTGAAGAGTGGAATGCGTTTGCAGGCTCCGTATCTGAAACCATTCTCAAGCACGTGATGGTTTCCACCGGCACCTCTGACGCCGATTTCGAAAAAACGAAACAGATCCTGGTCGCTAACCCGAACCTGAACTTCATCTGCATTGATGTCGCGAATGGTTACTCTGAGCATTTCGTGCAGTTCGTCAGCAAAGCGCGTCAGGCCTGGCCGACCAAAACCATTATTGCGGGTAACGTGGTTACCGGTGAAATGTGTGAAGAGCTGATCCTGTCCGGGGCAGATATCGTTAAAGTGGGTATCGGCCCGGGTTCTGTCTGCACCACCCGCGTGAAAACCGGTGTTGGCTATCCGCAGCTTTCTGCGGTGATCGAGTGTGCTGATGCAGCCCATGGCCTCGGCGGCCAGATCATCAGCGACGGCGGTTGCACCATGCCGGGTGACGTGGCGAAAGCCTTCGGTGGCGGGGCAGACTTCGTGATGCTTGGCGGGATGCTGGCGGGTCACGAAGAGAGCGGCGGTACCGTTGTTGATGAAAACGGTGAAAAATTCATGCTCTTCTACGGCATGAGCTCTGAATCGGCGATGAACCGTCACGTAGGCGGTGTTGCTCAGTATCGTGCGGCAGAAGGTAAAACCGTCAAGCTGCCACTGCGCGGCCCGGTTGAGAATACCGCGCGTGACATTCTCGGTGGCCTGCGCTCTGCATGCACCTATGTGGGCGCATCCCGTCTGAAAGAGCTGACCAAGCGCACTACCTTTATCCGCGTACAGGAACAAGAAAACCGCATTTTCAACAGCCTCTAA
- the ppdD gene encoding prepilin peptidase-dependent pilin, whose amino-acid sequence MERQKGFTLIELMVVIGIVAILSAIGIPAYQNYLRKAALTDMLQTFMPYRTAVELCALDHGGTESCDAGVNGIPSPATSRYVSGMSIAKGVVTLTGQESLNGLDVVMTPQWDNGNGITGWKRLCTVGEDSALKQACEEVFRFTAEQESEQ is encoded by the coding sequence ATGGAAAGACAAAAAGGATTTACCCTCATCGAATTAATGGTAGTTATCGGCATCGTGGCTATCCTCAGCGCGATTGGCATTCCGGCTTACCAGAACTACCTGAGAAAAGCTGCCCTCACCGATATGCTGCAAACCTTTATGCCCTACCGTACCGCAGTCGAACTCTGCGCCCTCGATCATGGCGGGACAGAGAGCTGCGATGCTGGCGTCAACGGTATTCCCTCCCCGGCGACCAGCCGCTATGTCTCCGGGATGAGCATCGCCAAAGGCGTCGTCACTCTGACCGGACAGGAGAGCCTCAACGGTCTCGATGTAGTGATGACCCCGCAGTGGGATAACGGCAATGGCATCACCGGCTGGAAGCGACTCTGCACAGTGGGCGAGGACAGCGCGCTGAAGCAGGCCTGCGAAGAGGTGTTCCGCTTTACGGCCGAACAGGAGAGCGAGCAATGA
- the nadC gene encoding carboxylating nicotinate-nucleotide diphosphorylase, translating to MPPRRYNPDHRRNVLLERINLDIPVSVANALREDLGGDVNADNDITAQLLAEDARSHAVVITREDGVFCGKRWVEEVFIQLAGDGVKVTWHVEDGDSINANQPLFELEGSSRVLLTGERTALNFVQTLSGVASEARRYVDLLEGTNTQLLDTRKTLPGLRTALKYAVLCGGGANHRLGLSDAFLIKENHIIASGSVRQAVEKAFWLHPDVPVEVEVENLQELDDALKAGADIIMLDNFKTEEMREAVKRTNGQARLEVSGNVTHETLREFAETGVDFISVGALTKHIRALDLSMRFR from the coding sequence ATGCCGCCTCGCCGCTACAACCCCGACCACAGACGTAACGTACTGCTGGAACGTATTAATCTCGATATTCCGGTAAGCGTCGCCAATGCGCTGCGCGAAGATCTGGGTGGAGACGTTAATGCTGACAACGACATTACCGCCCAACTGCTGGCGGAAGATGCCCGTTCCCATGCGGTCGTGATCACCCGTGAGGACGGTGTTTTCTGTGGTAAACGTTGGGTGGAGGAAGTCTTTATTCAGCTGGCCGGTGACGGTGTGAAGGTGACGTGGCATGTCGAGGATGGCGACAGCATCAACGCTAACCAGCCGCTGTTTGAGCTTGAGGGCTCATCACGCGTCCTGCTGACCGGTGAACGCACCGCGCTGAACTTTGTTCAGACCCTCTCCGGCGTCGCCAGCGAAGCACGCCGCTATGTCGACCTGCTGGAAGGGACAAATACCCAGTTGCTGGATACGCGTAAAACGCTGCCGGGCCTGCGTACCGCCCTGAAATATGCCGTGCTGTGCGGCGGCGGTGCCAACCATCGTCTGGGGTTGTCCGATGCGTTTCTGATCAAAGAGAACCACATTATTGCCTCTGGCTCCGTACGCCAGGCCGTGGAAAAAGCCTTCTGGCTGCACCCGGATGTGCCGGTTGAAGTGGAAGTGGAGAACCTGCAGGAGCTGGACGATGCGCTGAAAGCCGGTGCCGACATCATCATGCTGGATAACTTCAAAACCGAAGAGATGCGTGAAGCGGTGAAACGCACCAACGGCCAGGCCCGTCTGGAGGTTTCCGGTAACGTGACGCACGAAACCTTACGCGAGTTTGCCGAAACCGGCGTCGATTTCATCTCCGTTGGCGCCCTGACCAAACACATTCGCGCCCTCGATCTGTCGATGCGCTTTCGCTAA
- the ampE gene encoding beta-lactamase regulator AmpE, with translation MTLFTMLLVMIAERLFKLGEHWHLDHRMEVLFRRIRHFSMIRTLLMTAGVMLVVFLLLRSLYGLFFNVPLLVVWILLGVLCIGAGKVRLHYHAYLKAATNNDAHARGAMASELTLIHGVPPECNEREFLRELQNALLWINFRFYLAPLFWFVVGGAWGPVLLMGYAFLRAWQSWLARYLTPHERLQSGIDAILHVLDWLPVRLFGVVYALIGHGEKALPAWFASLGDRHTSQYLVLTRLAQFSLAREPHTDKIETPKAAVSMAKKTSFVVVVIVALLTIYGTLI, from the coding sequence ATGACGTTATTTACCATGCTGCTGGTGATGATTGCTGAGCGTTTGTTCAAGCTGGGCGAGCACTGGCATCTGGATCACCGGATGGAAGTGCTGTTTCGTCGCATCCGCCATTTTTCCATGATCCGCACCCTGCTGATGACGGCGGGGGTGATGCTTGTCGTGTTCCTGCTGCTGCGTTCGCTGTATGGCCTCTTCTTTAATGTGCCGCTGCTGGTGGTGTGGATCCTGCTCGGCGTCCTCTGCATTGGCGCCGGCAAGGTGCGTCTGCACTACCATGCCTACCTGAAGGCAGCAACTAACAATGATGCCCATGCCCGTGGGGCGATGGCCAGCGAGCTGACCCTGATCCACGGCGTTCCGCCGGAGTGCAACGAACGCGAATTTTTACGCGAGCTGCAGAACGCGTTGCTGTGGATTAACTTCCGCTTCTATCTGGCACCGCTGTTCTGGTTTGTGGTGGGCGGCGCGTGGGGCCCGGTTCTGCTGATGGGCTATGCGTTTTTACGCGCCTGGCAGAGCTGGCTGGCGCGCTACCTGACCCCGCACGAGCGGTTGCAGTCCGGCATCGACGCCATTCTGCACGTGCTGGACTGGCTGCCGGTGCGGCTGTTCGGGGTGGTTTATGCCCTGATTGGACATGGCGAGAAAGCCCTGCCGGCATGGTTCGCCTCGCTAGGGGATCGCCATACCTCGCAGTACCTGGTGTTAACGCGTCTGGCGCAGTTCTCCCTGGCGCGTGAGCCGCATACCGATAAGATCGAAACGCCGAAAGCAGCCGTTTCAATGGCCAAGAAAACCTCTTTTGTAGTGGTGGTGATTGTGGCGCTGCTGACGATTTACGGCACGCTGATCTAA
- the ampD gene encoding 1,6-anhydro-N-acetylmuramyl-L-alanine amidase AmpD, with amino-acid sequence MHSEHGWLADARRVPSPHHDCRPEDEIPSLLVVHNISLPPGEFGGPWIDALFTGTIDPDAHPFFAEIAHLRVSAHCLIRRDGEIVQYVPFDKRAWHAGVSQYQGRERCNDFSIGIELEGTDTLPYTDAQYQQLAAVTRTLISLYPGIAHNVTGHSDIAPQRKTDPGPAFDWQRFNTLLTALSDKEMT; translated from the coding sequence ATGCACTCAGAACATGGCTGGCTGGCAGATGCACGGCGTGTTCCTTCGCCACACCACGATTGCCGTCCGGAGGATGAGATCCCGTCGCTGCTGGTGGTGCATAACATCAGCCTGCCGCCTGGCGAGTTTGGCGGCCCGTGGATTGACGCGCTATTCACCGGGACAATCGATCCCGATGCTCACCCCTTTTTTGCGGAGATCGCCCACCTGCGCGTTTCTGCCCATTGTCTGATTCGCCGTGACGGTGAAATCGTCCAGTATGTTCCCTTCGATAAACGAGCCTGGCATGCAGGCGTGTCTCAATATCAGGGGCGTGAACGCTGCAATGACTTCTCTATCGGCATCGAGCTGGAAGGAACGGATACGCTGCCTTACACCGATGCGCAGTATCAGCAGCTGGCCGCGGTGACGCGCACCCTCATTAGCCTCTACCCGGGTATCGCCCACAACGTGACCGGGCACAGCGATATTGCGCCGCAGCGCAAAACCGATCCTGGCCCGGCATTTGACTGGCAAAGATTCAACACACTGCTTACCGCCCTGTCAGATAAGGAGATGACATGA
- the gspE gene encoding type II secretion system protein GspE, whose protein sequence is MNADRLTALCRRHNALLLTCAPDRINIAVVDNPPPELLEALRFATQKRIDIECWTAERMEKHQQTSQEAHLPVVATSTRSAIETLNHTLTQALSQRASDIHIEPAEESWQIRLRIDGVLYPQQPLPAELGTTLIARLKVLGNLDIAERRLPQDGQFTVELSGSPVSFRIATLPCRSGEKIVLRLLQQEQQALRLEQLGMSETQQRLFASALQKSQGLILVTGPTGSGKTVTLYSALQSRNTPKVNICSVEDPVEIPLDGLNQTPINPRAGLTFQSVLRAFLRQDPDIIMVGEIRDGETAEIAINAAQTGHLVLSTLHTNSTAETLVRLQQMGVARWMISSALSMVIAQRLVRRLCPHCRTEMHRDTPLPQALWPRPLPHWQPVGCDRCYHGFYGRVAIFEVMVITRELRTAIANGAPVEEIEKLARQAGMVTLFEHGCMAVEQGHTTLGELVQMLGESDGR, encoded by the coding sequence ATGAATGCCGATCGCTTAACGGCCCTCTGTCGGCGCCACAACGCCCTGCTGCTGACCTGCGCCCCGGACCGGATCAATATTGCAGTGGTCGACAACCCACCGCCCGAACTGCTGGAAGCGTTACGTTTCGCGACGCAGAAAAGAATCGATATCGAATGCTGGACCGCCGAGCGCATGGAAAAGCACCAGCAAACCAGCCAGGAGGCGCATCTGCCCGTGGTCGCCACCTCGACGCGTTCCGCCATCGAAACACTCAACCACACCCTGACCCAGGCGCTGAGCCAGCGGGCGTCGGATATTCATATTGAGCCCGCCGAAGAGAGCTGGCAGATCCGGTTACGCATTGACGGCGTGCTCTACCCGCAACAACCGCTCCCGGCCGAACTGGGCACAACGCTTATCGCCAGGCTGAAAGTACTGGGCAACCTGGATATCGCAGAGCGTCGCTTACCTCAGGACGGGCAATTCACGGTCGAGCTTTCGGGCTCTCCGGTCTCGTTTCGTATTGCCACGCTCCCGTGTCGCAGCGGCGAAAAGATCGTGCTGCGGCTTCTGCAACAGGAGCAACAGGCGCTACGGCTTGAGCAACTGGGGATGAGTGAAACCCAACAGCGGCTATTCGCCAGCGCGCTGCAAAAATCGCAGGGGCTGATCCTGGTGACCGGCCCCACCGGCAGCGGCAAAACCGTCACCCTCTACAGTGCATTGCAGTCCCGGAACACACCTAAGGTGAACATCTGCAGCGTTGAAGACCCGGTCGAAATTCCGCTGGACGGGCTGAATCAAACGCCCATCAATCCCCGGGCAGGGTTAACCTTCCAGAGCGTGCTGCGGGCGTTTTTGCGCCAGGATCCTGACATCATTATGGTGGGTGAAATACGCGATGGCGAAACGGCGGAGATCGCCATCAACGCCGCGCAGACAGGCCATCTGGTATTGTCAACGCTGCATACTAACTCCACCGCGGAGACGCTGGTGCGCCTGCAACAGATGGGCGTGGCGCGCTGGATGATCTCCTCGGCGCTGTCAATGGTGATCGCCCAGCGGCTGGTGCGCCGACTGTGCCCACACTGTCGTACAGAGATGCACCGGGATACACCATTACCCCAGGCGCTATGGCCTCGCCCTTTGCCGCACTGGCAGCCGGTGGGCTGCGACCGCTGCTATCACGGCTTTTATGGCCGGGTAGCAATCTTCGAGGTAATGGTGATCACTCGTGAACTGCGTACTGCCATCGCCAACGGAGCGCCGGTCGAAGAGATCGAAAAGCTGGCCAGGCAGGCGGGCATGGTCACGCTGTTTGAGCATGGCTGTATGGCGGTAGAGCAAGGCCACACCACGCTCGGGGAACTGGTGCAGATGCTGGGCGAATCGGATGGCAGGTAA